TCTCGCGGCGCAACTTCACCGAGCTGTGCGAGCGTCTCACCGCCGAGGACGAGAAGGCGTTCGAGGAGCTGTGGCGCCATCTCGGCCTGTCGGTGGACTGGTCGCTCACCTACGCCACCATCGACGCCGCCTCCCGCGCCGCCTCCCAGCGCGCGTTCCTGCGCAACCTGGCGCGCGGGGAGGCGTACCTGGCCGAGGGGCCCACGCTGTGGGACGTCACCTTCGGCACGGCCGTCGCCCAGGCCGAGCTGGAGGACCGCGAGTGGCCCGGCGCCTTCCACCGGATCCGCTTCGGCGGGGCGCCCGGCACCGCCCACGAGGACGGCGTGTTCATCGAGACCACCAGGCCCGAGCTGATCCCCGCCTGCGTGGCCCTGGTGGCCCACCCCGACGACGAGCGCTACCGGCCGCTGTTCGGCCGCACCGTCACCACCCCGATCTTCGGCGTCCCGGTCCCGGTCGTGGCGCACCGCCTCGCCGAGCCGGGCAAGGGCTCCGGCATCGCCATGATCTGCACCTTCGGCGACGTCACCGACGTCGTGTGGTGGCGCGAGCTGGACCTGCCGACCCGCCCGGTCATCGGCTGGGACGGCCGCCTGCTGCCCGAGCCCCCCGACGGCGTCCCCGCCGGGCCGTACGCCGAGCTGGCGGGGAAGACCGCCCACTCCGCCCGCGAGCGGGTCGTCCAGATGCTGCGCGAGTCCGGCGACCTGGACGGCGAGCCGCGCAAGATCTCCCGCCCGGTCAAGTTCTACGAGAAGGGCGACCGCCCGCTGGAGATCGTCACCACCCGCCAGTGGTACATCCGCAACGGCGGGCGGGACGCGGCCCTGCGCGAGGCCCTGGTGGAGCGCGGCCGCGAGCTGGAGTGGCACCCGCCGCACATGCGCGTCCGCTACGAGAACTGGGTGCAGGGGCTCGCGGGCGACTGGCTGATCTCGCGGCAGCGCTTCTTCGGCGTGCCGATCCCCGTCTGGTACCCGCTGGACTCCGAGGGCCGCCCCATCCACGAGTCGCCGATCGCGGCGGACGAGCGGTCGCTGCCGGTGGACCCGGCGAGCGACGCGCCGCCCGGGTACGCCGAGGAGCAGCGCGGCAAGCCCTTCGGCTTCGCCGCCGACCCCGACGTCATGGACACCTGGGCGACGTCCTCGCTGTCCCCGCAGACCGTCTCGGGCTGGGAGCGCGACGCCGACCTGTTCGCCCGCGTGTTCCCGATGGACCTGCGCCCGCAGGCCCACGAGATCATCCGCACGTGGCTGTTCGCCTCGGTGGTCAGGGCCCACCTGGAGAACGGCGTGCTGCCCTGGCGGCACGCGGCCATCTCGGGGTGGATCCTCGACCCCGACCGTAAAAAGATGTCCAAGTCCAAGGGCAACGTCGTCACGCCGATGGCCCTGCTCCAGGAGTACGGCTCCGACGCGGTGCGCTACTGGGCGGCCGGCGGGCGTCCCGGCACCGACACCGCCTTCGACACCGGGCAGATCAAGGTCGGCCGCCGCCTCGCCATCAAGATCCTCAACGCCTCCAAGTTCGTGCTCGGCCTCGGCGAGGCCCCCGCCGAGCCGAGGGAGCGCCACGCGCTGGACGCCTCCATGCTGGCGCGGCTCGCCGCCGTCACCGAGGAGGCCACCGCCGCCTTCGAGGCCTACGACTACACGCGCGCCCTGGAGGCCGCGGAGAGGTTCTTCTGGGAGTTCTGCGACGACTACCTGGAACTGGTCAAGGCCCGCGCCTACGGCGACGACGAGGGCGCCGCCTCGGCGCGCGCCGCGCTGCGCACGGCCCTGGACGTGCTCCTGCGGCTGTTCGCCCCGTTCCTGCCGTTCGTCACCGAGGAGGTCTGGTCCTGGTGGCGCCCCGGCTCGGTGCACCGCGCCGGCTGGCCGTCCCCGGCCGAGCTCGGCACGCTCCCCGGCGACCCCGGCGTGCTCGCCACGGTGTCGGAGGTCCTGCGCGAGGTCCGCAAGGCCAAGTCCTCGGCCAGGCTGTCGATGCGGGCCGAGGTCGCGCGGCTGAGCGTCGCGGGCGCGTCGGTGGCGCTCGTGCGCCCGGCCCAGGACGATCTGTGCGCGGCGGGCGCCGTCGAGGAGTTCGTCCTTCGGCACGACGAGGACGGCGACCTGCGGGTGGAGGTCACGCTCGCGCAGGCCGCTTCCGCCTGACCCCGGTCCCGGTCTTCTCCGTTCCCTCCACGCGTCCGTGAGGCCGCGTGGAGGGACACCGATGACGCCGGCGGACAAGTCGGAAACCGGTTCGGCCGCAACCGGCCGGTAAGCTGCGCGCGTTCGGCGTCCCGGGGTGCCAGTCTGGAGAGGTGATCGTGGAAAGGGAGAGCGACGGGCGCAGCGTGCCGCCCGTGCTGTCGGCGATGGCCGCGTGGAGCTGGCGTCTCATCGTCACGGGCGTGGTCGTCTGGTTCTCGGTGCAGGTGATCGTCAGGTTGAGCTTCGTGGCGCTACCGGTGGCCATCGCGCTGCTGCTCACCGCCCTGCTCTTCCCGCTCACCGACCGGCTGCGCGAGACGGGCATGCGCTCGATCTGGGCGACGTGGATCACCATGCTGCTCGCCTTCGCCGTCATCGTCGGGCTCGGGTTCATCATCGGCATCCGCGCCAACGACGAGTTCCCCCGGCTGGCCGAGCAGGTGCAGGTCACCGCGCGCGAGGTGCAGAACTGGCTGCTGACCGGGCCGTTCAAGCTCAAGGAGGCCCAGCTCACCGAGATCGTCAACGAGATCGTGCGGCAGATCAACACCCAGCGCAGCGCCATCACCAGCACGATCCTGTCCACGGCGACGGTCTTCGTCGAGGTGCTCGCCTCGATCGTCCTGCTGCTGTTCGTCACGTTCTTCCTGCTCAAGGACGGCGGCCAGATCTGGTCGTGGTTCCTGCGCGGGTTCGGCCGCGCCGCGCCGCGCGTCGACAGGGCCGGCCGCGCCGCCTGGCACACCCTGTCCCAGTACATCCACGGCACGGTCATCGTGGCCGCCATCCACGGCGTGGTCATCGGCATCGTCCTGTTCGGCATGGGCGTGCCGCTGTGGGCGCCGCTCGCCGTGCTCATCTTCGTGGCCAGCTTCATCCCGATCGTCGGCATCTTCTTCGCCGGCGGCCTCGCCACGCTCGTCACCCTCGGCGCCAAGGGCATCGTCTTCGCCCTCGTCTTCGTGGGCATCCTCGTCGTCGAGCAGCAGCTCGAGAACCATGTGCTCCAGCCGCTCATCGTCGGGCGCGCGGTGAAGTTCCACCCCCTGGCGATCATCCTGGTGCTGGCGATCGGCGGCGTGCTCGGCGGCATCGCCGGCGCGGCGATCGCCGTCCCGGTCGTCGCCGTCGTCTACCGGGCCCTGCCCGAGCTGCGCCGGCGGCCCCCCGAACTGCCGCCCGCCGTGCCCCACGAGCCCCCACCACCGCCCGAGCCCTCCGGCGACCGCGCGTCCGGCGCGGAGGAGGACGTCTCGCCTCAGCACAGCGGGTAAGGTCTCCCTTCATGAGCACACCGGTGACGCCGCGGCGCCACCGGTGGCGTAGCTTGAGGCTGAGGGCGACGAGGTGAACACATGATCGAGGTGCTGATCCAGCGACTCGACCCCGAACTCCCGATTCCCGCGTACGCCCACCCGGGTGACGCGGGGGCCGACCTCTACGCCGCCGAGGACGTCGAGCTCCTCCCCGGCGAGCGGGCGAAGGTCCGCACCGGCGTGGCCATCGCGCTCCCCGACGGATACGCGGCCTTCGTCCACCCTCGCTCGGGCCTCGCCGCCCGGTTCGGCGTCACGCTGGTCAACGCGCCCGGCACCGTCGACGCCGGCTACCGCGGCGAGATCCACGTGACCATGCTGAACACCGACACCAAGGACGCCTTCCACGTCCGGCGCGGTGACCGCATCGCCCAGCTCGTCGTCCAGCGCGTCGAGAAGGCGGCCTTCCATGAGGTGGAGCGCCTCCCCGGTTCGGCGCGCGGCGCCGGCGGGTTCGGCTCCACCGGCCGATGAGTCGATAAGGAGTGTGAGGGAAGTGTTCCGACGCCGCCGTCGCGACGAGACAGCGGAGACCGCACCGGCCGCCGCCGAGGATGCGACACCGGAGCCGGCCCGCGAGTCGGGACCGTGGGACTCCGAGGAGTCCTATCCCGACATCGACCGGGTGGATCTCGGCGGCATGCTGCTGCCGGTGGGCCCGGGGTTCGAGGTCCAGCTCAACGTCGCCGGCGACCAGCTCGTCGGCGCGGTCGTCCTGGTCGGCGAGAGCGCCCTGCAGGTCCACGCGTTCGCCGCGCCCAAGAGGAGCGGCATCTGGGACGAGGTCCGCGCCGAGCTGGCCCGCGAGGTGACCGGCGCGGGCGGCTCCTGCGAGGAGCGGGAGGGCCCGTTCGGCGCCGAGCTCGCCGCCGAGGTCGAGCAGGACGGCGGCCTCGCGCCGGTGCGGTTCATCGGCGTGGACGGGCCCCGCTGGTTCCTGCGCGGGGTCATCAGCGGTCGCGCCGTCACCGACGCCGAGATCGCCGGCACCCTGGAGGACGTCGTGCGCGACATCGTCGTCGTGCGCGGCGACCAGCCCATGGCGCCCAAGGAGCCGATCGAGCTGCGGCTGCCCACCGAGGCCCGCCAGGCGGTCGAACAGCAGGCGTCGCAGCAGGGCAGGAACGGCCTGAACCCCTTCGAACGAGGACCCGAGATCACCGAGACCCGCTGACGTAAGCTGCGGGCAGGATCGCAGGGGGCTCCCGGAGGAGTTGAGCGGAACATGAGTACGGCAGAGCCTGTCAAACGCGGGCTGCGCGGGTTCTTCCGTCGGCTGACGACGAGCAGGGCCGAGCAGGAGGCCGAGGAGCTCAAGGAGGACCTCGACCAGTACGGCGCCACGCCGATCGCCTCGTGCGCCCAGCGCCGCAGGTTCTGCGTGGCCGGCACGCTCAGGACGGTCACGCTGCGCCCCCGGGGCGGCGTGCCGTCCCTGGAGGCCGAGCTGTACGACGGCTCCGACGTCGTCGACCTGGTCTGGCTCGGCCGCCGCAAGATCGTCGGCATCGAGCCGGGGCGGGTGGTCAGGGCCGAGGGCCTGGTCAGCGTCCAGGACGGCCGCAAGGTCATGTTCAACCCCCGCTACGAGCTGCTGCCGGGCAGCGGCCAGTGACCACGGGTTCCACCAGCCGAGGAGACCAATGACCATGGACCGAGACGGCGCGCGGACGTCGGGCGAGACGCCCGCACCGCCCGGCGAGGGTCACGGGGCCGCGCCGGCGGGCGTCGCCGAGGCCGCGGCCGGCGAGCAGAGAGCCCACGACACCGTCGAGGCGGCCATCCGGGCGCAGCTCGCGAAGGCGCTCGGCGGCGTGCGCGGCATCGTCGAGGCCGCCGTCCCGACGGTGGCCTTCACGATCACCTGGATCACGAGCGAGCAGCTCAAGCTCTCCCTGATCGTCGGCATCGGCGCCGCCGTGCTGCTGCTGGTGGTGCGCCTGGCCCAGCGCTCCACCGTGCAGTTCGTGCTGAACAGCCTGATCGGCATCGGCGTCGGCGCGTTCTTCGCCAGCCGGTCCGGCGAGGCCAAGGACGTCTTCCTGCCCGGCATCTGGTACAACGCCGCCTACGCCGTCGCCATGACGTTCTCGGTCGTCGTGCGCTGGCCGGTGGTGGGCTTCCTGATCGGCTCGGTGACCGGCGACCCGACCGGCTGGCGGCGCGACCCGGGCGTGGTGCGGCTGTGCTCCCGGCTGACGTGGCTGCTGATCCTGCCGTGCCTGCTGCGCGTGGTGGTGCAGCTTCCGCTGTACTACGCGGACCAGGTGGCGGCGCTGGGGGTGGCCAAGATCGCGCTCGGCTGGCCGCTGCAGGTCGCCGGGCTCGCCGCGATGGTGTGGGTGCTCGCCCGGGGCAGGACGCCGATCTCGGGACCCTCCGCGCCGGGCGCCTGACGCCCGGCGCGGCCGGTGCGCTCAGTGCGGGGCCAGCAGGTGCGCCAGCTCCTGCTCGACCTCCTGGTTGGCCACGAACAGCAGCTCGTCGCCCGCCTCCAGCGGGTCGTCGTCGGAGGGCACCAGCACCCGCCCTTCGCGCAGGATCGCCACCAGGGCCGAGTCCTGCGGCCAGGGCACCGAGCCGGCCCGCTGGCCGACCACCGGGGCGTCCTCGGGCAGCGTGAGCTCCACCAGGTTGGCCTGTCCCTGCCGGAAGGTCATCAGGCGCACCAGGTCGCCGACGCTGACCGCCTCCTCGACCAGGGCCGACAGCAGGCGCGGGGTGGAGACCGCGACGTCCACGCCCCATGACTCGTTGAACAGCCACTCGTTCTTGGGGTGGTTGATGCGGGCGACCACCCGCGGCACGCCGTACTCGGTCTTGGCCAGCAGCGAGACCACCAGGTTGGTCTTGTCGTCGCCGGTCGAGGCGATGACCACGTGACAGTTGTTCAGCCCGGCCTCGTCCAGCGACGAGATCTCGCAGGCGTCGGCGAGCAGCCACTCCGCCTGCGGCACGCTGTCGATCTTGATGGCTTTGGGGTCGATGTCGACGAGCAGGACCTCGTGGCCGTTCTCCAGCAACTCGGCCGCGATGGACCGCCCGACGGCGCCCGCTCCCGCGATCGTGACGCGCATCAGTGCGACTCCTCCTCGGGTGCCGCCGCCAGCACCTTGTTGATCCGGTCCATGTCGTTCTCCGCGGCCATCACGTGCAGGATGTCGCCCTCCTGGAGCACGGTGTCCTCCTTGGGCAGCAGGGCCTCGCCCATGCGGTTGAGGAAGGCGACGCGGGTGCCCCCGGCCTCCTCCAGCGCGCTGGTGCGGGTGCCGATCCAGCCCGGGTGGTAGGCGACCTCGGCGAGCATGACCGTGCCGGTCGGGTCCCGCCACAGCGGCTCGGCGCCCTCGGGGAGGACCCGGCGCAGGATCTGGTCGGCCGTCCAGCGCACCGTCGCGACCGTGGGGATGCCGAGACGCTGGTAGACCTCGGCACGCCGGGGGTCGTAGATGCGGGCCACCACGTTGTCGACCCCGAAGGTCTCCCTGGCCACCCGGGCGGAGATGATGTTGGAGTTGTCGCCGCTGCTCACGGCGACGTACGCGCCGGCGGACTCGATGCCGGCCTCCTCCAGCACGTCGCGGTCGAAGCCGATGCCGGTGACGCGGCGCCCGCGGAAGCCCGGCCGCAGCCGCCGGAACGCCTGCGGATCCCTGTCGATGATCGCGACCGAATGGCCGCTGTCTTCGAGGATATGGGCCAGGGTCGAACCCACCCGGCCGCATCCCATGATGACGATGTGCATGCTCCCCCGCTGAAGGCTTAGCGGCGACTTGTGGACCTTATACAGCTACGAGGCCAAGTATGACCCGTTCCGCCAGCGCCGTGTGAGGAGCACCTACGGCCACGACTAGCATCTTCACTCGTGGCGAAGGTTGGAGATATGGTCAAGCGGTTACTCGTGGGCCGCGCGCTGAGAAGCGCGCAGGCGCACGAGCAGTTGCTGCCCAAACGCATAGCGTTGCCGGTGTTCGCCAGCGACGCGCTGTCGTCCGTCGCGTACGCCCCGCAGGAGATCCTGATCACCCTGGGCGTCGCCGGGCTGGCCGCCTATCACTTCACGCCGTGGATCGCCCTGGCCGTCGTCGTGATCCTGCTCACGGTCGTCGCGTCCTACCGTCAGAACGTCCGGGCCTACACCAGCGGCGGCGGCGACTTCGAGGTCGCCACCACCAACCTCGGTTCGAACTACGGCCTGGTCGTCGCCAGCGCGCTCATGGTCGACTACGTGCTGACGGTGGCGGTGTCGGTGTCGTCCGGCGTGGAGAACCTGGGGGCCGCGCTCCCGTTCCTGCGCGACCACAAGGTCGCCGCGGCGCTGGTGATCGTCGCGCTGCTCACGGTGATGAACCTGCGCGGCATCCGGGAGTCCGGCCTGGCCTTCGCCATCCCCACCTACGCCTTCATGATCAGCGTCTTCGGCATGATGATCTGGGGCGCGGGGCGGCTGGCGTTCGGGGCCGAGCTGAAGGCCCCCACGGCCGACTTCACCGTGACCGGCGAGAGCGTGGGCATCGGCGGCTTCGCCCTGTTCTTCCTGCTGCTGCGCGCGTTCTCCTCCGGCTGCGCCGCGCTGACCGGCGTGGAGGCCATCAGCAACGGCGTCCCGGCCTTCAAGAAGCCGAAGGGCAAGAACGCGGCCAACACGCTGCTGGCGCTCGGGCTGCTCGCCGCCACGATGTTCGCCGGAATCACCGCCCTCGCCTACATCACCGGCGCCAAGTTCGCCGACCCGACGGTGGGCAGCGAGGTCCGTGACTCCGCGGGGAACATAGTCGCCCACCCCGACCCGGTGATCGCCCAGGTGTCCCAGACCGTCTTCAGCAACTTCCCGGTGGCGTTCTACATCGTCACCGCGATGACCGCGCTGATCCTCGTGCTGGCCGCCAACACCGCGTTCAACGGCTTCCCGGTGCTCGGGTCGGTGCTGGCCCAGAACCGCTACCTGCCGCGCCAGCTCCACACCCGGGGCGACCGGCTGGCGTTCAGCAACGGCATCGTGATGCTGGCGGCCATGGCCGGGCTGCTGATCTACGCCTTCGGAGCCGACACCACCCGCCTGGTCCAGCTCTACATCGTCGGGGTGTTCGTGTCGTTCACGGTCAGCCAGACGGGCATGGTGCGGCACTGGAACCGGCTGCTGGGCACCGAGACCGACCCGAAGAAGCGCGGCCAGATGCAGCGGGCGCGGCTGATCAACGCGTTCGGCGCGACCGTCACGGGCCTGGTGCTGGTCGTCGTGCTGATCACCAAGTTCACCCACGGCGCCTGGATCGCCTGCGCGGCCATGGCCGTGCTGTTCGTGCTGATGCGGGGCATCAGGCGCCACTACGACAACGTGGCGGCCGAGCTGGCGACGCCGGAGGACACCCATGTCGACGAGTCGATACTCCCGGCGCGCAACCACGCCATCGTCCTGCTCTCCAAGATCCACAAGCCGACGCTGCGGGCGCTGTCCTACGCCAGGGCCACCCGTCCCTCGACGCTGGAGGCCATCTCGGTGGCCGTGGACTCCGAGGAGGCCAGGCAGCTTCAGCGAGAATGGGAGGAGCGGGGGCTGCCCGTCCCGCTGAAGATCCTCGACTCGCCGTACCGCGAGATCACCCGGCCGGTGCTCGAGTACGTCAAGAGCCTGCGCCGCCGCTCGCCGCGCGACGTCGTGACCGTCTTCATTCCCGAGTATGTCGTGGGCCATTGGTGGGAACATCTGTTGCACAACCAGAGCGCGCTCCGGCTCAAGGGACGGCTGCTCTTCCAGCCGGGTGTGATGGTCACCAGCGTGCCCTGGCAGCTGGTCTCCTCCGACCGGCTCAAGGGCAGGCCGGAGTCGTTCGCCCCCGGATCGGTCCGACGGCCCTACGCTGAGGCGCGTAAGGATGATCAGGTGAAGACGTGAGCGGGGGAACCGCAGTGCCGATCGAACTCGACGTGGAGCGCGTGGCCAACGGCGGCTGGTGCGTCGCCAGGCATGAGGGCCGCGTGGTGTTCGTCCGCCATGCCCTGCCCGGCGAGCGCGTGCTGGCGGAGGTCACCGACGAGACCACGCGCTTCCTGCGCGCCGACGCGGTGGAGATCC
The Sphaerisporangium krabiense genome window above contains:
- the valS gene encoding valine--tRNA ligase, which encodes MTEQRPHRATVPDRPSLDGLEAVWAARWDVDGTYRFDRSKTRDEVYSIDTPPPTVSGSLHVGHVFSYTHTDTLARYQRMRGREVFYPMGWDDNGLPTERRVQNHFGVRCDPSLPYDPAFTPPAEPDPKRPARVSRRNFTELCERLTAEDEKAFEELWRHLGLSVDWSLTYATIDAASRAASQRAFLRNLARGEAYLAEGPTLWDVTFGTAVAQAELEDREWPGAFHRIRFGGAPGTAHEDGVFIETTRPELIPACVALVAHPDDERYRPLFGRTVTTPIFGVPVPVVAHRLAEPGKGSGIAMICTFGDVTDVVWWRELDLPTRPVIGWDGRLLPEPPDGVPAGPYAELAGKTAHSARERVVQMLRESGDLDGEPRKISRPVKFYEKGDRPLEIVTTRQWYIRNGGRDAALREALVERGRELEWHPPHMRVRYENWVQGLAGDWLISRQRFFGVPIPVWYPLDSEGRPIHESPIAADERSLPVDPASDAPPGYAEEQRGKPFGFAADPDVMDTWATSSLSPQTVSGWERDADLFARVFPMDLRPQAHEIIRTWLFASVVRAHLENGVLPWRHAAISGWILDPDRKKMSKSKGNVVTPMALLQEYGSDAVRYWAAGGRPGTDTAFDTGQIKVGRRLAIKILNASKFVLGLGEAPAEPRERHALDASMLARLAAVTEEATAAFEAYDYTRALEAAERFFWEFCDDYLELVKARAYGDDEGAASARAALRTALDVLLRLFAPFLPFVTEEVWSWWRPGSVHRAGWPSPAELGTLPGDPGVLATVSEVLREVRKAKSSARLSMRAEVARLSVAGASVALVRPAQDDLCAAGAVEEFVLRHDEDGDLRVEVTLAQAASA
- a CDS encoding AI-2E family transporter, whose product is MIVERESDGRSVPPVLSAMAAWSWRLIVTGVVVWFSVQVIVRLSFVALPVAIALLLTALLFPLTDRLRETGMRSIWATWITMLLAFAVIVGLGFIIGIRANDEFPRLAEQVQVTAREVQNWLLTGPFKLKEAQLTEIVNEIVRQINTQRSAITSTILSTATVFVEVLASIVLLLFVTFFLLKDGGQIWSWFLRGFGRAAPRVDRAGRAAWHTLSQYIHGTVIVAAIHGVVIGIVLFGMGVPLWAPLAVLIFVASFIPIVGIFFAGGLATLVTLGAKGIVFALVFVGILVVEQQLENHVLQPLIVGRAVKFHPLAIILVLAIGGVLGGIAGAAIAVPVVAVVYRALPELRRRPPELPPAVPHEPPPPPEPSGDRASGAEEDVSPQHSG
- the dut gene encoding dUTP diphosphatase, which codes for MIEVLIQRLDPELPIPAYAHPGDAGADLYAAEDVELLPGERAKVRTGVAIALPDGYAAFVHPRSGLAARFGVTLVNAPGTVDAGYRGEIHVTMLNTDTKDAFHVRRGDRIAQLVVQRVEKAAFHEVERLPGSARGAGGFGSTGR
- a CDS encoding DUF3710 domain-containing protein, with the translated sequence MFRRRRRDETAETAPAAAEDATPEPARESGPWDSEESYPDIDRVDLGGMLLPVGPGFEVQLNVAGDQLVGAVVLVGESALQVHAFAAPKRSGIWDEVRAELAREVTGAGGSCEEREGPFGAELAAEVEQDGGLAPVRFIGVDGPRWFLRGVISGRAVTDAEIAGTLEDVVRDIVVVRGDQPMAPKEPIELRLPTEARQAVEQQASQQGRNGLNPFERGPEITETR
- a CDS encoding OB-fold nucleic acid binding domain-containing protein produces the protein MSTAEPVKRGLRGFFRRLTTSRAEQEAEELKEDLDQYGATPIASCAQRRRFCVAGTLRTVTLRPRGGVPSLEAELYDGSDVVDLVWLGRRKIVGIEPGRVVRAEGLVSVQDGRKVMFNPRYELLPGSGQ
- a CDS encoding DUF3159 domain-containing protein, with translation MTMDRDGARTSGETPAPPGEGHGAAPAGVAEAAAGEQRAHDTVEAAIRAQLAKALGGVRGIVEAAVPTVAFTITWITSEQLKLSLIVGIGAAVLLLVVRLAQRSTVQFVLNSLIGIGVGAFFASRSGEAKDVFLPGIWYNAAYAVAMTFSVVVRWPVVGFLIGSVTGDPTGWRRDPGVVRLCSRLTWLLILPCLLRVVVQLPLYYADQVAALGVAKIALGWPLQVAGLAAMVWVLARGRTPISGPSAPGA
- a CDS encoding potassium channel family protein; protein product: MRVTIAGAGAVGRSIAAELLENGHEVLLVDIDPKAIKIDSVPQAEWLLADACEISSLDEAGLNNCHVVIASTGDDKTNLVVSLLAKTEYGVPRVVARINHPKNEWLFNESWGVDVAVSTPRLLSALVEEAVSVGDLVRLMTFRQGQANLVELTLPEDAPVVGQRAGSVPWPQDSALVAILREGRVLVPSDDDPLEAGDELLFVANQEVEQELAHLLAPH
- a CDS encoding potassium channel family protein; translation: MHIVIMGCGRVGSTLAHILEDSGHSVAIIDRDPQAFRRLRPGFRGRRVTGIGFDRDVLEEAGIESAGAYVAVSSGDNSNIISARVARETFGVDNVVARIYDPRRAEVYQRLGIPTVATVRWTADQILRRVLPEGAEPLWRDPTGTVMLAEVAYHPGWIGTRTSALEEAGGTRVAFLNRMGEALLPKEDTVLQEGDILHVMAAENDMDRINKVLAAAPEEESH
- a CDS encoding APC family permease, translated to MVKRLLVGRALRSAQAHEQLLPKRIALPVFASDALSSVAYAPQEILITLGVAGLAAYHFTPWIALAVVVILLTVVASYRQNVRAYTSGGGDFEVATTNLGSNYGLVVASALMVDYVLTVAVSVSSGVENLGAALPFLRDHKVAAALVIVALLTVMNLRGIRESGLAFAIPTYAFMISVFGMMIWGAGRLAFGAELKAPTADFTVTGESVGIGGFALFFLLLRAFSSGCAALTGVEAISNGVPAFKKPKGKNAANTLLALGLLAATMFAGITALAYITGAKFADPTVGSEVRDSAGNIVAHPDPVIAQVSQTVFSNFPVAFYIVTAMTALILVLAANTAFNGFPVLGSVLAQNRYLPRQLHTRGDRLAFSNGIVMLAAMAGLLIYAFGADTTRLVQLYIVGVFVSFTVSQTGMVRHWNRLLGTETDPKKRGQMQRARLINAFGATVTGLVLVVVLITKFTHGAWIACAAMAVLFVLMRGIRRHYDNVAAELATPEDTHVDESILPARNHAIVLLSKIHKPTLRALSYARATRPSTLEAISVAVDSEEARQLQREWEERGLPVPLKILDSPYREITRPVLEYVKSLRRRSPRDVVTVFIPEYVVGHWWEHLLHNQSALRLKGRLLFQPGVMVTSVPWQLVSSDRLKGRPESFAPGSVRRPYAEARKDDQVKT